In the Streptomyces sp. NBC_00193 genome, CGGCGGGCTCGCCTTCCAGCTGGCGCTGCCCACGGATCCGCTGCGCTGGCTGCTCTTCCTCGTCTCGGTGCTCCTCGGGCTGGTGGTGAGCTTCGCGCTGCGCTACCTGCTGGGGCTGGCGGCCTTCTGGCTGATGGACGGGGCCGGGATCAACATGATGGCCACGGTCGTCTCCATCTTCTTCTCCGGGATGCTGCTGCCGCTGACCGTGTTCCCGGGCGGCTTCGGGGAGTTCGTCCGCCTCCTGCCCTGGGCGGCGATGCTCCAGGTGCCGGTGGACGTCCTGCTCGGCGGGGGCGACGGGGCCGCGCGTACGGCGGGGGCGCTCGGCTTCCAGGCCGTGTGGGCCGTGGTGTTGCTCGGGCTGGGCCGGCTGCTGCAGGCGGCCGCGACGCGGAAGGTGGTGGTCCAGGGTGGCTGAGCGGGTGGCGGAGGGCGACGTCGGGGGGACCGCGCCGACCGGCGCGGCGGGGGCGGCGGGGCCGGAGGGGGCGGCAGGTGCGGCCGGGTCGGAGTCCGGGCTCCTCGTCCCGCGGCGCAGCCGGGTCCTGGAAGGGCTGCGCGGCTACGGGCTGATCGCCGCGATGTGGATCCGGTCGACGATGACGTACCGCACGTCCTTCTTCCTCTCCACCTTCGGCAACGCGGCCATCACGCTCCTGGACTTCGTCGCGATCATGATCATGTTCTCGCACGTGGACGAGCTGGGCGGCTTCACGCTCCCCGAGATCGCCCTGCTGTACGGGTCCTGCTCGGCCTCCCTGGGCCTGGCCGACCTGCTGCTCGGCAACACCGACCGGATCGGCACGCGGATCCGCGACGGCTCCCTCGACACCATGCTGGTCCGCCCGGTCCCGGTGCTCGCCCAGGTGGCGGCCGACCGCTTCGCACTGCGCCGGCTCGGGCGGATCGCGCAGGGGCTCGTGGTGCTGGGGTGGGCCGTCTCGGAGCTGGACCAGCTGCACTGGACGGTCGGGAAGACCCTGATGCTGCCCGTGATGATCACCGCCGGGGCGGCGATCTTCGGCGCGGTGATGGTGGGCGGCGCGGCCTTCCAGTTCCTCGCCGGGGACGCCGCGGAGGTGCAGAACAGCTTCACCTACGGGGGCTGCACCATGCTCCAGTACCCGCCGACCGTCTTCGCGAAGGACCTGCTGCGCGGGGTCACCTACATCGTGCCGCTCGCCTTCGTCAACTGGCTGCCCGCCCTGTACGTGCTGGGCCGGCCCGATCCGCTGGGGCTGCCGGGGTGGGTGGCGTACGCGAGCCCGCTGGTGGCCTTCGTGGTGTTCCTCCCCGCGTCGCTGGCCTGGCGCGCGGGGGTCCGTTCGTACCGCAGTACGGGGAGCTAGTCGTGTCGGATGCGCTGATTTCACTGCACGAGGTCGAGAAGGTCTTCGACGTACGGCGCCGGGTGGGCCTGGTGCGCCGGGAGAAACGGCAGGTCAGGGCCGTGGACGGGATCAGCTTCGAGGTGGCCCGGGGCGAGATGGTCGGCTACATCGGGCCCAACGGCGCCGGCAAGTCGACCACCATCAAGATGCTGACCGGCATCCTCACCCCGAGCGGCGGCCGGCTGCGGGTCGCCGGCATCGACCCGGCGCGGGAGCGGATGCGCCTCGCGCACCGGATCGGCGTGGTGTTCGGACAGCGCACGACGCTGTGGTGGGACCTTCCGCTGAAGGACTCGTACGCGCTCATGCGGCGGATGTACCGGATCCCGCCGGCGCGGTTCGCGCAGAACATGGAGCGCTGCGTGGACCGGCTCGACCTCGCCGAGCTGCTCGACGTACCCGTACGGCAGCTGTCGCTGGGGCAGCGGATGCGCGGGGACATCGCGGCGGCGCTGCTGCACGACCCCGACGTGCTGTACCTGGACGAGCCGACCATCGGGCTGGACGTGGTGAGCAAGGCGAGCGTACGGGGCTTCCTGCGGCATCTGAACGAGGAGCTCGGCACCACGGTGCTGCTGACCACGCACGATCTCCAGGACATCGAGCAGCTGTGCGAGCGGGTGATGGTGATCGACCACGGGCGGCTGGTCTACGACGGCTCGCTGGGCGGACTGCACACGGCGGGCGCCGCGGACGGTGCGGCGGCCAGCGAGCGGACGCTGGTGGTGGACCTGGAGCGGGAGCTCCCGCCGATCGAGGTGGCGGGGGCGCGGGTGGTGAAGGTGGAGGGCGCGCGGCAGTGGCTGGCGTTCCCGGCGCGGGCTTCGGCGGCTCCGCTGGTGGCGGCGGTGGCGGCGGAGTATCCGCTGCTGGACCTGTCGGTGCGGGAGCCGGACATCGTGGACGTGATCGCGCGGATGTACGCGGGGCGGGGGTAGAGGGACCGGGGCGGGGCCGGGCGGGCCGGGGTGGGCCGGGGTGGGGCGGGGTTAAATCAGGGACAACCCTGAGCCGGAGCCGGGTTCGGGCCGTACCGCTCTCAGGGGTGACTGCATAGGCTGGTCTGCATGAGTGATGAGCGGCCCGAGACGCCGCGGCCCGAGAAGCCGTTGCTGCCGGAGCTGAGGGCTTCGGACGCCGACCGGGAGCGGGTGGTGGACCGGCTGCGGGACGCCGTCGCCGAGGGCCGGCTCGACATGGACGAGTTCGAGGAGCGGCTGGACGCGGCCTACCGGTCCCGTACGTACGCCGAGCTCGAACCGCTGACGCGGGACCTGCCCGCACCCGGCGCGACGGCTCCGATCGCGGCCGCCCCGGTGGCTCCGGTCGGGCTGGCGAAGGCCGTACCGGCGGGCTCGGAAGCCTCCTGGCCGGCCCGGATCGTGGGCGGCGGAGGCACGGCGGGCGGTCCGGCCATGGCCGTGGCGATCATGTCGGGCTTCCAGCGCAAGGGGAACTGGACCGTGCCCGCCCGGCTCCACGCGGTGGCGTTCTGGGGCGGCGGCGAGATCGACCTGCGCGAGGCGAACTTCGCGGAGCGGGAGGTCGTGATCAACTGCGTCGCCATCATGGGCGGCATCCAGATCACCGTGCCGCCGGGCGTCGAGGTCGACGTGCGCGGCATCG is a window encoding:
- a CDS encoding DUF1707 domain-containing protein; its protein translation is MSDERPETPRPEKPLLPELRASDADRERVVDRLRDAVAEGRLDMDEFEERLDAAYRSRTYAELEPLTRDLPAPGATAPIAAAPVAPVGLAKAVPAGSEASWPARIVGGGGTAGGPAMAVAIMSGFQRKGNWTVPARLHAVAFWGGGEIDLREANFAEREVVINCVAIMGGIQITVPPGVEVDVRGIGVMGGFDQRDSPGPVEPGAPRVVVTGLAFWGGVEVKVKPPKQRSVSKQKPRKEL
- a CDS encoding ATP-binding cassette domain-containing protein, which encodes MSDALISLHEVEKVFDVRRRVGLVRREKRQVRAVDGISFEVARGEMVGYIGPNGAGKSTTIKMLTGILTPSGGRLRVAGIDPARERMRLAHRIGVVFGQRTTLWWDLPLKDSYALMRRMYRIPPARFAQNMERCVDRLDLAELLDVPVRQLSLGQRMRGDIAAALLHDPDVLYLDEPTIGLDVVSKASVRGFLRHLNEELGTTVLLTTHDLQDIEQLCERVMVIDHGRLVYDGSLGGLHTAGAADGAAASERTLVVDLERELPPIEVAGARVVKVEGARQWLAFPARASAAPLVAAVAAEYPLLDLSVREPDIVDVIARMYAGRG
- a CDS encoding ABC-2 family transporter protein, with the translated sequence MRQPVVGRAGLYGAVAAGGFRRYATYGTATAAGVFTNTVFGFILAYTYIALWDERPGLGGYDQSEALTFMWVSQALLAAGALIGGGFQEEFQERVRTGDIAVDLYRPADLQMWWLAGDLGRAGFQLLGRGVVPLIVGGLAFQLALPTDPLRWLLFLVSVLLGLVVSFALRYLLGLAAFWLMDGAGINMMATVVSIFFSGMLLPLTVFPGGFGEFVRLLPWAAMLQVPVDVLLGGGDGAARTAGALGFQAVWAVVLLGLGRLLQAAATRKVVVQGG
- a CDS encoding ABC transporter permease, producing MEGLRGYGLIAAMWIRSTMTYRTSFFLSTFGNAAITLLDFVAIMIMFSHVDELGGFTLPEIALLYGSCSASLGLADLLLGNTDRIGTRIRDGSLDTMLVRPVPVLAQVAADRFALRRLGRIAQGLVVLGWAVSELDQLHWTVGKTLMLPVMITAGAAIFGAVMVGGAAFQFLAGDAAEVQNSFTYGGCTMLQYPPTVFAKDLLRGVTYIVPLAFVNWLPALYVLGRPDPLGLPGWVAYASPLVAFVVFLPASLAWRAGVRSYRSTGS